The bacterium genome contains a region encoding:
- a CDS encoding ComEC family competence protein, whose protein sequence is MFHFLWRRVLVVIALAFASGVVFGKLTADGFFPGNDAASGAGARAGLLPLLLNPVFLSALVAGLALVSGIGAIRARRPIAVAFVLAAFFALGAVRIWNERASALGAPLAEIVQAIDGVESFTGTVVGFPRLGGEYARLLVAVDGVGRDRYERPIGRMALFWKAGETRDVTWGDRVWFRAAARVAEAPKNPGEFDYREYIIGRGAAVTGFAMGEDWVRAGGKRGPLASAHLAARERLFSVLTEGRASPEKELLVSIIYGDKTTELDPRLEEDFRRAGLTHILVVSGTQVSLIVFFLIGLLSPREDRLGARGAMSRIFAGAVAFAVVFAYCIMTGFETSVVRAFVMGALFLFARMAMRDSDGLSELARAALVVLAVQPGQLFGASFQLSFAACFGLIYVYGLFGPGFVRRLRGAGRYFSVTLLTTAGAQVFVVPILASSFNQFSAWGLLSNLVAIPVAALVLALGVVYNIVGLLGMALVSDAFSAVLSAGLSILIAAARFFGGLPGSDLCVASPPWFGVVLYYAALLLAGEIYRTIRWLRADLPEPPDALSRARRQIAIARPMLIAAVAGMVLVAAFAHPKRPRIVLLSLARGEAFWVEDARGRAAAAIFPQGTDANKRNAARALKEAMRHYGMARPAALFVAADPGSAESEAAKELASLRPSLRFDVYGEGGPDYSWSGHGAALGFLPPPSSGKLGAAASVAAGGREALVFFGSPPASAQKAMMESGRAPDAIIGAPASLERALRLLSESPNSNVVHSPILISTGREKISGAIQIEMAIALEPGDEGFLAAGFDGGRWISLPKKSWEFADRRS, encoded by the coding sequence ATGTTCCACTTCCTTTGGCGGCGGGTGCTGGTTGTCATCGCGCTCGCGTTCGCATCGGGAGTGGTTTTCGGAAAGCTCACCGCGGACGGATTCTTCCCGGGAAACGACGCCGCGTCCGGCGCAGGCGCGCGGGCCGGATTGCTTCCGCTTCTGCTGAATCCCGTTTTCCTGTCTGCGCTCGTCGCGGGTTTGGCGCTGGTGTCGGGCATAGGCGCGATCCGCGCGCGCCGTCCGATAGCCGTCGCGTTCGTTCTGGCCGCGTTTTTCGCGCTGGGCGCGGTGCGGATTTGGAACGAGCGCGCGTCCGCTTTGGGCGCGCCACTGGCGGAAATCGTGCAGGCGATTGACGGCGTGGAATCTTTTACAGGAACGGTGGTCGGATTCCCGCGGCTGGGGGGGGAGTACGCTCGCCTGCTTGTCGCCGTGGACGGCGTCGGGCGCGACCGGTACGAGCGGCCCATAGGCAGGATGGCGCTTTTCTGGAAGGCGGGCGAAACCCGCGACGTGACATGGGGAGACCGCGTCTGGTTCCGCGCCGCGGCGCGCGTCGCCGAAGCACCAAAAAATCCGGGCGAATTCGACTACCGCGAGTACATCATCGGGCGCGGCGCTGCCGTTACCGGGTTCGCGATGGGGGAGGACTGGGTGCGCGCCGGCGGCAAGCGCGGGCCGCTTGCATCCGCGCACCTTGCCGCGCGGGAGCGGCTGTTTTCGGTGCTGACCGAAGGGCGCGCGTCGCCGGAAAAGGAGCTGCTGGTCTCTATTATTTACGGCGACAAGACGACGGAGCTCGATCCGCGGCTGGAAGAGGACTTCCGCAGGGCGGGATTGACGCATATTTTGGTCGTATCCGGAACGCAGGTTTCGCTGATAGTGTTTTTTCTCATCGGCTTGCTTTCGCCGCGGGAGGACAGGCTGGGCGCGCGCGGCGCGATGTCGCGGATTTTCGCGGGCGCGGTTGCGTTCGCGGTCGTTTTCGCGTACTGCATCATGACCGGGTTCGAAACGAGCGTCGTGCGCGCGTTCGTGATGGGCGCGCTGTTCCTGTTCGCGCGGATGGCGATGCGCGATTCCGACGGACTATCCGAGCTGGCGCGGGCGGCTTTGGTGGTTCTCGCCGTCCAACCTGGGCAGCTTTTCGGCGCAAGCTTCCAGCTTTCGTTCGCGGCGTGCTTCGGGCTGATTTACGTGTACGGACTTTTCGGTCCGGGTTTCGTGCGGCGGCTGCGCGGCGCGGGGCGGTATTTTTCGGTGACGCTCTTAACGACCGCGGGCGCGCAGGTGTTCGTCGTGCCGATTCTCGCGTCGAGTTTCAATCAGTTCTCCGCCTGGGGTCTTCTTTCAAACCTCGTCGCGATTCCGGTGGCCGCGCTGGTTCTTGCCCTGGGCGTCGTCTACAACATCGTGGGATTGCTTGGAATGGCTCTGGTGTCCGATGCGTTTTCGGCTGTGTTGTCCGCGGGACTTTCGATATTGATCGCGGCCGCGCGGTTTTTCGGAGGGCTTCCGGGCAGCGACCTGTGCGTCGCCTCGCCGCCTTGGTTCGGAGTTGTGCTCTATTACGCCGCGTTGCTGCTTGCGGGAGAGATTTACCGCACGATACGGTGGCTGCGTGCGGATTTGCCCGAGCCGCCGGACGCGCTTTCGCGTGCGCGGCGGCAGATTGCAATTGCGCGGCCGATGCTTATCGCGGCCGTTGCCGGGATGGTTCTGGTCGCGGCGTTCGCGCATCCGAAGCGCCCGCGTATCGTGCTCCTTTCGCTCGCGCGCGGCGAAGCGTTTTGGGTGGAGGACGCGCGCGGGCGCGCCGCGGCCGCGATTTTTCCGCAGGGCACGGACGCGAACAAGCGCAACGCCGCGCGCGCATTGAAAGAGGCGATGAGGCATTACGGAATGGCGCGCCCCGCCGCGCTGTTCGTCGCCGCGGATCCGGGGTCGGCCGAATCCGAAGCGGCGAAGGAGCTCGCTTCGCTTCGTCCGTCGCTGCGCTTCGATGTGTACGGCGAAGGCGGGCCGGATTATTCCTGGAGCGGGCATGGCGCGGCGCTCGGATTCCTTCCGCCGCCGAGTTCCGGAAAGTTAGGCGCGGCGGCATCCGTAGCCGCGGGCGGGCGCGAGGCGCTGGTTTTCTTCGGAAGTCCGCCCGCTTCCGCGCAGAAAGCGATGATGGAATCCGGGCGCGCGCCGGATGCGATTATCGGCGCGCCCGCGTCGCTGGAACGCGCGCTGCGGTTACTTTCGGAAAGTCCAAATTCGAACGTCGTCCATTCGCCGATTTTGATTTCGACCGGTCGCGAGAAAATTTCCGGTGCGATTCAAATTGAAATGGCGATTGCGCTCGAACCGGGCGACGAAGGATTTTTGGCCGCAGGTTTCGACGGTGGGAGGTGGATTTCCCTGCCGAAAAAGAGCTGGGAGTTTGCCGACCGAAGGAGTTGA